A region from the Onychostoma macrolepis isolate SWU-2019 chromosome 18, ASM1243209v1, whole genome shotgun sequence genome encodes:
- the LOC131524069 gene encoding trace amine-associated receptor 4-like: MTPNKTDAYAENMFLCYPFQPDSCPRIHRLTAVKVAMYVLMLLIIFLTVFGNMLVIISISHFKQLQSPTHLIVQSLAACDCLLGTLVMPYSMVRSVEGCWYFGDVICKVHSSLDMSLCISSKIHLSIISMDRYWAICDPLMYKTRVTNNSVTVFITSAWLFSFVYSFSIVFSGINSVGLEVLMLQISCLGSCVLIFNRQWALICSGLTFFLPGAIMSSLYIKIFHVARKHAKVIAKHLHRERKAAKTVAIVVGAFLLCWLPFFIATALDPFLNFLTPVDVFDALVWFGYFNSTCNPLIYGFFYPRFQKAFKILISTYICDFSGSSTLTFE; the protein is encoded by the exons CAGTTAAAGTGGCTATGTATGTTTTAATGCTgctcattatttttcttacagttTTTGGGAACATGCTGGTTATCATCTCCATCTCTCACTTCAAACAACTGCAGTCTCCAACTCATCTGATTGTTCAGTCTCTGGCTGCCTGTGACTGTCTGCTGGGCACTTTGGTCATGCCCTACAGCATGGTGCGATCTGTTGAAGGGTGCTGGTATTTTGGAGATGTCATTTGTAAAGTACATTCTAGCTTAGATATGTCTTTATGTATCTCTTCTAAAATACATCTTAGTATAATATCTATGGACAGGTACTGGGCCATCTGTGACCCTTTAATGTACAAAACAAGGGTCACAAACAACAGTGTGACTGTATTTATTACCTCGGCATGGCTGTTTTCCTTTGTGTATAgtttttctattgtgttttcaGGGATAAATTCGGTAGGTCTAGAGGTTCTTATGTTACAGATTTCCTGTTTGGGGAGTTGTGTTCTGATATTTAACAGACAGTGGGCACTTATATGTTCAGGTCTTACATTTTTCCTGCCTGGCGCTATCATGAGTTCTCTGTATATAAAGATCTTCCATGTAGCAAGGAAACATGCAAAAGTTAT AGCCAAACATctgcacagagagagaaaagcagCCAAAACAGTGGCCATTGTTGTAGGTGCTTTTTTGCTTTGCTGGCTGCCTTTTTTTATTGCCACTGCTCTTGACCCTTTTCTTAATTTTTTGACTCCAGTTGATGTTTTTGATGCTTTGGTGTGGTTTGGATATTTTAACTCTACCTGTAATCCTTTGATCTATGGTTTTTTCTATCCTCGCTTTCAGAAggcatttaaaattcttatatCCACTTATATCTGTGACTTCAGTGGTTCAAGCACCTTGACATTTGAATGA